tctggggattgtggggctgtctggtgtgtttgaaataATGGTATACCAGCACcaatcagaaggaacctgagctgcctgtcagggctcctgtgtccttgctcctgctgtcacaggccattcatgattggtttggaacagatatCGTGTTCCTCTtgccagtgatcctaagatcctgggcatgctccGCTACCTgtagcatggagagtcctctgtggaCTTTGGGACCATTTGTTAAGTTCATTCTCAAGGTGGCCTGGAGCTGGTACCAACAGGAAGGCTAAGATCGTTTTCTTGTGCTTCAATTTTATTGGGATATCCAGGGTTTGTTGTAGCATGATAACTGGGTTCTGCTGATGCCTTATTGCCCTGTGTCTTCCCAACTGTGTTGTTTAGCTGTCCTTTAGGAATCTGATTTTCCCTGGTGTTGGCTGAATGATCCTGGTGGCAGCAGAACTTctcaggactgtgtgtgtgtgtgtgtgtgtgtgtgtgtgtgtgtgtgtgaacagtggGCTAAACAATTGAGGTCAGGGTACACTACTCTGTTGGCTGTGCCTCAGGCAGACCCCATTCTTCATGTTGTGTCATGGGCAGACCCTACTGTGCAGGCTGTGTCCCAGTCAGTCCCAAATGAGATGGTGGTCAACCCAACTAGGATAGCTGGTTGGGTAGGGTTCCAAGTTGGTTAGCTTTGGGACCCCAAAGGTTTCTAATGGAAACCAGGATGCTCTGGGAATCCTACAAGGCTCCTGTGAACTGAGGAGAAAGGCCACAGCTAGACCATCGGgctttgagctgggattctttccttcttctattactaggtttggtcttttcataatgtcctacatttcctggatattttgtctCAGGACATTTTTTAGAtccaatattttctttgacttataTATCAATTTAATCTTTTGTATCTTCCAAACATGagattttctctttcatctcttatgTGGATGAAGCTTGCAGCTGTACTTTCTGCTTGAATTCCTAAgtttctgatttccagaatgtgtttgtgtttccTGGATTTTTAAGAAGGTATTCATTCATTTACTACAActttaaaaactgcatttcttaagagagattttttttcactttctctttaaGGGCCTCTATCATCTCCATACAGGCAGGTGTAAGGGCTAGTACTTCTGATTCAACTAAGGTGGAATATTCAAGTCTTGCTGTGATAGATATCTGGGCTCTATttggagacatattgtcctgGATGTTATTGgttgtgtttttatgctggcaCCTAGTTTCTGGGATTGGAGTGAATGTAGGTCTAGGTGATGCTGTCTAGATTTGTCTTTGTTGAAGTGGATGATTTATTTCTTGAATTTTACATCTTTTCTGAATTTTCAGAGAGTGCAATGGATGTGTTTTCATGGTATAGAATTTTCTTTGTAGTTGATAGGTGTGGCAGTTGGAAGTTCTAGATGTTTCTGGGTATTGGGATCTTACTTTTAGGAAATGGGGAATAGGCGGAATTCTGATGTGTTCATGGGGTGAAGTAGAACAGAGCACTATAACAGGATCTGCTTATTTTGTCTCATTGAAATCTGGGAAACAGTAAGAGATTTACCCCAGGGGCTCTTCTATAGCACCAGGGATGAGACTGGGAATCTGGATCTGAAGGaacagaagaaacaggagagagcttCAGTCAGCTTACCTGCTTCCTTGTGAGGAGTGTTTTCTGTGTTATCAGAGAATACTTGATGTAGTTAGGGGTTGAGATAAAACAGCAAGCGGGGAGAGGAGTTTTAAGTGAGGATGGTCTGTGGGATCCATAGGAAATGAGGCATCAGAGAGTAAAGGCTGCAGTTGGTGTTCTGCTTCAGTATTAGGGATGAGACTGGGGGGACTTTATCTGAAGAAATATAACGAGAGGTGTGGATATACCTTCATCCTACCTGTTGCTCAGGTTCTATTGTCAGCATATTATTTCAGACATGAGTGCAAGGATAACATCATCTACTCCCATCACTGAAtctcattttatgttttattgcaAGGCAAAGAACATACACCAGGGGGCAGCAAACCTTTCTGTAAAGGGCcatattcttcttccttccttccttccttccttccttccttccttccttccttcctccccccgtctttctctttttcttcctttccctccctgcctccctctctctttccttccctccctcccaaaaTATTTCCTAAGGCTTTGATGTGTGAGTATTTTGTAGATGTGTCTATTAGGACTAGGCTCTACAACTCTGTATTCTCATTGGTTGTAGTTTTATGAGTGGTTGCaaagagacattttcttgatgatGGGTGACAACTATACTTACCTGTGAGTATAAGAATAATGTTTATATAGTATTATCAAGGATTGTGTTGATTTAGTAAATTTTTGCTTGTAGATTCTTCTCCTCCTACAAGTTTGATTTCAGTAGTACTGAGTAATTACCTAGGTTTCCAATACCAGACATAGCATCCCTCTTGTTGAGTATGTTTTATGTCCATTTAGAGAGCCATTGGTTACCATCAAGATAAACCATTATtactgaagacaccatgcacGTGGGCCCAAAGACCCATGATCTGAAATGGATATGAATGCCCCTCCCTGAGGAGTAGTTTTCTTGGTTTGGcatatatttgatatttatttatttaatatttcttcatGAAATCATATGGAGGTTTTTAAGATAGGTCCTTGTGATTACTGTAGATTTTATTGACATTTCCTGTAATGGATCCTTTcttgtttctaattttattaatttaggttgtcttttctcttttaatttggctaaagatttaattttttttttactttttcaaagaacaaactttggtttctcttatttttttcatgtttcagaAAAGAGTATCTTTAGTAGTCATTCATTCATGTAATGTGCTTTGATCAAATTCACTCACTATGCTTTCATCTTCAATTTTCCCTTAtcatccttctctccttttcttccaaaCTGCATCTGttatccttattttaaaaaagtttctGTTACCTACTGAGTCTTCTCATTTCATGTGGAGTGTGGGTAGCCTACCAGGGTTAATTTCTCTGAACAAATGTGATCCCCTCCCAATACACCATCAGTGTTCAATAGCTTCTCAGATGGGGTGAAACTTCCTTTGTGCTTCTCATATATAATATAGTGGGATTTTTGCTGGCTTGATTTTTTTGTAAATCTTATACATACTATCCCAGACATTATGAAGATTCACTCTTTTCATTGAAGCTAAAAAGACCAAATGCATAGAAGCAAATAAGTAAAAAAGGAGCAGAAAAATATTCACTGAAAAGATTGGAAGGAAAGATAAAGATAAGGTGGATAATGTTTGGTCAATCCAATTGAGGGTAAATTACTCTATTAACCTCTACTGCTACAGTCTAACACAAGTAGCTAGAAACTTCCAGATGTTTCCAGAAGATTCATTGAAATtctaatatttgaatatatttcaaCTGTAGTTatactgattgtgtgtgtgcatttttgcaCATGTAAACTGAATTAAAAATTGCTCCATAAAGGACCAATATTATGCCTCAGTTAAATGAAAGATTTAAATATAATTCAAAAGCGAAGAAATTTAGATTTCATCTCTTCCCTTATGCAGTTGAGTCAAGCTTAATCTCAATAAAGGAGTGAAAGACTCGGCTTTGAGAAGTTTGAGTCAAATCTGCATAGGCCAGTTGTACTATCCACTTGGGACATAGGCTAAGAATAGAATTAAATGTTTAAGCCCATGTATATAAAgctgtatatgaatatatgtgaatacatatacatacatacatacatacatacgtacgtacagtttttcatacatatatgccCATGGCTTATTTTAATGCATCAGGTAATATGCTCAAGGTTTAACAGCAGTAGCAAATAATACCATAGGACAATGCCTACAAAAAATTATATCAAAATGCTTCTCTTGCCACTCGTGTATGTTGAGGCACTAAAGATTCTGGAAGTGTCACCTGAaccacagtcctgtgatgacctTGACGTCTCTGACACAGTAACAGGAACATTAGTACATAATTGAGGTGTTAGACAAGGGAGAGGCACAGCTCAGCAAAATGTTGTAGAATTCTGTGCCATCACAATTCAGAGAATTGAAAGTTGGTAAATTCATGATGGTTAAAAAGTGTCAAACTAAGAAATCTTCAGATAATCTCTTAGACTAATGTTTCTGGTATATAGAACTCTTTAAGCAGGCCATGTCCAAAATGGAATAGACTATCACAGAAGAGCTGCTCACGTTCTTCTCAAACACCACCACTATGCTCAGTACTGTCTTTAAGACAAGTTACATgtttgatcacacacacacacacacacacacacacacacacacacacacacacacaatcactttgCAAAACAGAAAGAAGCTACAAACTATATTTCAATTTAACCTTTTAAAAGACACCATTTGCACAAccactaaaatttaaaataaaattactacAGGAATCATGAAGACACATCAGTAGAGAATTTAATTATAGTAGTTGCCATGCTGTTGTAGAACAAGCAGGTTCCAGATTCCACACCACAAGGTGGCTTTTTAGCCACTCAACTGTTGAAAACACTCAGGAGAGACTGGTTACTGTGAAGGTGGAAGGCACTAAACACTGTCTCCACCATGTCTTCCTTTGTGACCAACAGGCAGATCAAAATATATTGGGATAGCTGGCAAGTGAAGCAATTCCACAGTGGTTGTTGTGATCTTTGGCAATCTGCATGTAGCCATTCATGCCCCATTCTTCACCCCAGCTAAAAGGAAATGTGTATTTCATTTATTATAAAGAACATGAACTTATTGCAACAGCTAGCAAGAGGTCAACTTAATAGAAGGAACAGAAAAAGTTGAAGGCCTGCCCCTGGGTACCAAGAAGCACCTCACACAGGACTGTGAAGACCACAGCAGAGAAAGGGTGGTTCAGTGCTAATACATGTGtgagattttaaaaagcaatggcACCAAATGACACTGATTGCCAAGAAACCAGTGACAGGATGGGAATATTATGATCACACATATGTGAGTAGCTTCTCCAAGTTGTAGGAGAGCTCAGAGGTGAAGGACTGGGTATCAAAGTAAAGAGCTGTTTAAAAGCTAGATTAACACAGTGGTGTTCCTAAAGTACAAGTCCTCCAGATATAGAGGCAGATGTACCTGGAGGAAGCTGGATAGCCAGTCTAGACAATAAACCCCTAGACCAGCGAGGCACACTGTCTCACTATAGCAGGTGGATAATTATTATAAGGCAACTGATGTTAACATCATGTCTCAgttgcacatatgcatgtacacatacctcATTCATGTACATAAGAAAACAAGAACAGATTTGTTCAGTTTAAGTGGAACAATGTTTTCTAGGCTGTACACTCAAACATTGACTGCAAGAAATAATCCATTTGTGAATCTGCTGGACGGGCACCAAGTACTCTTAGACACTGAattatctcttcagcccctagaatttcaaatataaaaattttttttggcaAGTATACCTGTTCTTGATCAGCCAGTAGTTATTACCATCTTTCACATCTCCCTCAGATCCATAGCCAACCACCAGAACTGCATGATTCACAAAGTAACTGCTGCAATTTGGCTCATAATAAATACCTGAGAAATGAAATGGAAGCTGACATGAGATGCAAAGGATACATGACAGTGAGCATTGCCACCATCAATAGGGAGGAGTTTTCACAGGTCTCTGAAATGATGTAAATCACAATTAGATGTAAGAGCAAAATGAATTGTTAGTGAGAAGGctaatatatgtacatgtgtgtgtatgtatatatatatatatgttttcactGAAAACTGAAGAAAACAGAAGTATAGATTTGTTGATAAACACTTGCCTAGGTGTAGGGAGAATTCCTTGTACCATATGGAAGCATCACAGGTCACAAAATGCAATTGGCCTattagcttaggcaggaaataggaagaTTAAGTTTTGGTACAGATAGAGGACTTATGGGAAAATTGTCAGGCATAGGAAGATTCATCAAAGACACAGAAGACAGTCAAATGGACCCTAGGATCATgtaaccagccacatgacagaagttagaataaaataaacaggTAAGTAAGATATGAGCTAGTTGGTGAACAGGTCTAAacacttatttatatataattaagtctcagagtcattattttgggGAACTGGGAAAGCTTGCCATTATACGTAGGTGCatataagaatatttaattcttttCACTAGAATCTCATGCCAAATAAAATTCACTAGATAGAAGTTACCTAATTCAAGAGACCCATTAATAATTTGATTTCAGATGTACAGTCTCCACAAAAAAATCTAAAGCATCCACCAAATTGGggatagtttaaaaataaactaaacatAAATTTTATAACATATGATATACTTACTTTCATGAGAGGGTCATATCAGTTAAAGATAGGACTCAGTATGATTGCACAGGGAAGGCAATCGAGAAACTCAAACTCACATAAAATCTTATAGATAAGAACATAGCATGGCATGGCATTGGGATGTCacaattcttcatttttttcacatCTAGAAGGAAATATGCTTACCTCCATTGTAGAACCTGAAAGAGTCATGAGAAGCATCAATGGCAGCAGAGACAGGCCCAATAGATGCTACAGCAACCCATAGGTAAAGCTCATTCGGTGGGAGGTTCACATAATCTGTGATATTAGCACTAGCGTTCTCACTACGGTACCTGCAGGGTCCGTCCTTTAAACAGTAAAGAGATAACAGACTCAGTTACACCTGCCTTCTGAGGAGTATGAATCAGAACCACAGCACTGCTAAGCACCCCCATGTCTGGACTGTTGTAAGTCATTACAGGAAGTGAAATAAAGTGAAAGATCTGGAACTGAGAATCCATTCTAATGCTTTCAATGACacttcacatttttttctgtccATAAGAAAATTTTATAGGGGGGAATCTTCATTATATGTGGAAAGGGTTTGTATATTGTCCATGTGCATGGAAGCAGGGACAGCTACATGGAAACCATCAGCTCAGAAGCTATTTAGTGTCTGATATGGCAGGCATTGTAATGAAAGCAATTGCAGTATATAGAGAATCTACCTCCTAATGGGAGTTCAGAAGACAAAGGATTATTTCTAGAAGTGTCTTCATGCTTAAAGGTGAGATATAATGACAAAATAGGAAGTCCTCTTACTTTTCCTTCGTATGGATAGGTTGCCTCAGCTTCAAGacctttatttttcaaaacatactCGAATGCTTGGTGTGCAGTACCCGATTGGCAGCCTTTGTTTCCTACAGTTTTAGAACAGTCCAATAGGTTCTGCACACTTAGAGGGGTGAGGTTGCCAGTTTTCCAGAACATCTGACCTTCTATGGCACCAGCTGCAGCAAAAGCCCAACAAGAGCCACATTTACCCTGTCAGGAAGAAAATATTGtcatacataaacaaacacaaatgccagcaacAACAAAGACATTGCAATAACTTATGGAAATGATGTATTGGCAGTCACTCGATGCCAAGGGAAGAATGGTACTCTCCTAGAGGTCATGACTGCTGGCAGTTTGTTCACACCCTAGATAGTGGTCACACACAGGAACATTTGAGCAAGACCTATTGGTTTATGAGTTATTAatgacaacagaaacaacaaatgaaataaattccAGAAACAGATGTTTTAGAGAATGATAGCTAGAGAGAGGGTGTATGTGGTAGATTGCTAGGATAAATATCCATTTTACATATGTATAAAGCTTTTATAGAAGGAAAAATCAACTGCACATCTCTCCATGCTCAATACCCACACAGAGATATCAAGTAATTTATTTTCAAAGTGGCTTAAGAAAGGGGGTATGTGTCACTGTTTTACCTGATTCCGTACAGGAGTCACATAGCCTTCCTCTCTCCAATCCTTATAATCGGGTAAACCAATAGATACATGGTTCTGGGCATGTGGGTCTGTCATGGCAGCAGGAATTGGAATATTGTCTATTGATTTTCTGAATTCTTCACTGGTCTTTAAGGAAAATAACATTAATAAAAAacaaggcaacacacacacacacacacacacacacacacacacaccatgccacATACAAGACTCCATGTAAAGCACTTAGGAGAACAAAGTGTGAAGCAATCCATGTCACACTCACCTGGTCAccaaatttattcattttcatggtGAAGTTATTCTTCCCCAGACTATTCTCCTTGTTGTGCAGTTTGATCATTCTCATGTTTTCTTCCCATACTGCTCTCCTCAGTGCTTCTTCCTTCTGTAAATGAGCATAATGGATGCCATTTCTTTCTAAATTTCTGGAGAAGCTGATTATGTGTAGTTACTGTTGCAGGTGAACAGAGGTCATGAAGAGTAGTCTCAGTATACTATACCCACACATTCTCCACATACTGAGGAAAACAGAATATGGTCACCCCATGTTCACAATGATTGTGATTAGATAATCTCacagtgaatatgtgtgtgtgtaggggttcTGTGATCTCTAATGTGTGCCTAGACACTTGCAACAGCAATGAAAATTTACTCTTAGGCCCTTCTGCACAGTTTTCAGTTTACCAACCGGACTGTATGATTTTGCATATTTAGTCTTCCAGTCTTTCCACTCAGCATCCAATTTGGGATCATGTGCTTGGGCACCTGAGGCCACTCCAAAGCACAGGATTAACAGAAGGACAGTAGGAGTCATGTTTCAAGAACCTGGAGAGGAATGAGAGATGATGACAAGTCTACACCAATAGTGTTTAAATGTCTTCTCACCTTTTCCTAAGAAAATAAGCCATGCATGATCAATAAAATTCTTTGAAACGGTCTTCCAAATACTTTTTGaaagactgtaaaaaaaaaaaaaaaaaaaaaacaagcttgggataagtttaaaataaattaaccACGTGTAGTTATTAGATCCAAAGCAAAATGAAGAGCACATGCCCAGAATTCTATCAATGAAAACTTCAGGTGTATTTTACTTCATTGTTTGAGAAAGAGCTCCCTAAACACGGAGGAtcataagcaaaaacaaaacaaaacaaaacaacaaaacaaaaacagaaaaaaaaacaaaaaaccaacccaaaacaacaacaaaaaaacaccaaaccacacaaaacaaaaacaaaacaaaataaaacacaaagcaaaacaaaaacaagaaaaacaaaaatgaaaatagaaaaaaaaaacccaaaagcataccaaccaaccaaacaaaaactgcaTGTACTTAGGATATCACTGACTCTTGATTTATACCAAATAAAACCTGTGCTATATGGTATCAGATCCAAATTTCATTGTGAGATCAAGAGTTGGGGGCATATGTCATAATATCCTCTTCTAATATATCAGATAGTGGGCTTGTCTTGAAACCTCCGTTCTTGAATGAAAACTTTGTGAAATGTCTTCTATAATGAATGTTGGAAGAATCATAGGTACTACTCGGTACTGCTGTTGGGATCATGTAACCAAACTCTCCATGGTGTCACATGGACAAGCCATAGGAAGCCAGATTCACAAGTGGAGGTAGCATACGATAGTCATCCTTAAATGGAATTTCAGGTTCAGAAAATTCTGGGTCTCTAAAGCATAGTTCCCCAAGGACCTGGATAGGGACATGGCTGATTCTACTGCATCTATACAAGTCAATTGAAACCAGATTTATCAAGGGATTATGtgcaagaaaaaaatcttatttcctAGGAGGTACTAATGACAGCTACTAGTGAGCATGATGTGCCTTCTTTCATTCACTGGTGACAGATCAAGACTTGCACTTACTGGGAACCTATACAAATGTAAACCTGGGGTGCAAGACACCTGAATTCTTCTATACCtttctactctctctcctccacctACACACAGAAGAGCTGCTGATCcttagaatatattttcattcGTGGAGATCTGCCTGAGTCTCCATGGAGTCTCTCAAAGTCTCCCCACCGAGATAGCTTCCC
Above is a window of Mus musculus strain C57BL/6J chromosome 13, GRCm38.p6 C57BL/6J DNA encoding:
- the Ctsj gene encoding cathepsin J isoform 2 precursor (isoform 2 precursor is encoded by transcript variant 2) — protein: MTPTVLLLILCFGVASGAQAHDPKLDAEWKDWKTKYAKSYSPEEALRRAVWEENMRMIKLHNKENSLGKNNFTMKMNKFGDQTSEEFRKSIDNIPIPAAMTDPHAQNHVSIGLPDYKDWREEGYVTPVRNQGKCGSCWAFAAAGAIEGQMFWKTGNLTPLSVQNLLDCSKTVGNKGCQSGTAHQAFEYVLKNKGLEAEATYPYEGKDGPCRYRSENASANITDYVNLPPNELYLWVAVASIGPVSAAIDASHDSFRFYNGGIYYEPNCSSYFVNHAVLVVGYGSEGDVKDGNNYWLIKNSWGEEWGMNGYMQIAKDHNNHCGIASLASYPNIF
- the Ctsj gene encoding cathepsin J isoform 1 precursor (isoform 1 precursor is encoded by transcript variant 1), with amino-acid sequence MTPTVLLLILCFGVASGAQAHDPKLDAEWKDWKTKYAKSYSPKEEALRRAVWEENMRMIKLHNKENSLGKNNFTMKMNKFGDQTSEEFRKSIDNIPIPAAMTDPHAQNHVSIGLPDYKDWREEGYVTPVRNQGKCGSCWAFAAAGAIEGQMFWKTGNLTPLSVQNLLDCSKTVGNKGCQSGTAHQAFEYVLKNKGLEAEATYPYEGKDGPCRYRSENASANITDYVNLPPNELYLWVAVASIGPVSAAIDASHDSFRFYNGGIYYEPNCSSYFVNHAVLVVGYGSEGDVKDGNNYWLIKNSWGEEWGMNGYMQIAKDHNNHCGIASLASYPNIF